The DNA window CACAGGCAAAAACACCCTTTACAGGGGTGGCTTCATGATAAGCTGGTAGTCTCATTGGCCTTTTTAAACCCCTCTCCGTTTTCCCATTTTTGGATTTGTCATTATAACCACACTTTTGTGTAACTGCTTATTCTAGCCACTGCATATACAGGGTGCGCAGCAGTTGAATAGAGCAAGAAGCAGTGACCCCATTTTACACAAGCTCAGCTACTAGGCATTCCACAGGGGGCTACTGGTAATTAGTGGACAATACCTCTTCCTAACAACAGGTTTCCCCCATCACTACCTGGCAAGTAGCCCAGAAGTACTGGTGGAATGTCAAGCAGAGGAAACCTGGCCATCAAGCCCACCCTGTCGTGGAGAGATGCAGACAGCAGGGTCACTCAGCTGCACTCATGATGGAAAGTGGCTAAACCTATGCTTGTGGTAAAAACGCTAAGCCTAAACTGGCTGCCTGACTGGTACACATAAGAGCTCATTCCAATTTCTATGGAGTTACTCATTATATTATAATCAATGTAGATAGTCTGGTCATTTTTGCAGAGTTGGGGCCGGGGTTTATTTCACACAATAGGACAATGAGAGCTGGCAGCTGCGGTCAGATGGTCTGTGTGTGCCCTAGGGTAGGGTCAGAGGGTCACTGAAGCAGTGTCACTCTGACCGTCTTTAGCCTCATCCACCACCAGAGGGCCCTCTTCTGCCTGGTCGAAACGCAcaggctcctcctccttctcctgtcAGGGGATTgtaccctgaaacacacagcaccgTAGCATCAACCTCATAAATCGCTGCACACAGTGGGCATTCCAAATTGCCAAATAAAGCAGATAGTTGCACTTTCAATGTGAagtatgtaattgttttaatctcacaacaaaaatttttttttgtttactatttATATACAGCCATGTTCTCTTTGTTGTGCACATGACATGACCAAGGGCAACTATTCTATATTCTATTTATCCGACACTTCTATCCAAAAAGAATgactgttgattagactcagcagacaatctcccctggagcaatgtggggttaagggccttgctcaggggcccaacagcggcATAGATACACAAACCTTCCGGGGCCCAGTTATGCACTCTCCAATTCCAGGGACATGCTACAATCAATTGTGCATTGCCATGCAGGACCACCAGCCACAGTTGACACTGGCAAGGTCCAGATCCAATGCCAATCAACCACATTTTAAACTCACTTTCGCCCCCCATCTGTTTTCTCCCAGTATAGCaaccatcatcaaatctggacctcaaatccaaatccggcccagactttcttttctcccaggtactTAGCTAAACAATTAGTTCTACTGATTGTCCAGACTATGTTCACACCTGgttcccaggtaaagggaaggaggaaaaccagcagttcttggaccTCGAGaaccatgatttgatgatccctggagTATAGTATGCCCAATTGTATTCATAAGACAGTGTCACCACTGCAACCACAGACAGGCACATACTTTCCACTAAAACACAGGCTGCTGTTGGCTGCTGCATTGGAGAAACACAGGTCacctactgattggccagaggggGGGTGCTGTTGAGCAATGAGACATCCTCATCTTGCCCACTGTCCATCCCGCTGTCCCTCAGTGGTGCTACAGACAATTATGCTCTGTAGGTCACAGTTGGCCAGTATGGGCAAAATAAGATTAGCCTGCTGTGGGGTGGAACCACACACTCAGCCGGATGGATTACCTAGTAGCCccagcatttttatattttggtgaAACGATATACAGCTGCACTGAGCACACTGAGGGATCACCAGCATACTCCAGAGGCCGTTGTCACTCACCGCTGCTCCTAAGAGGCTTCTTATTGGACTTCGGCTTCACCATGGTGGATGTACTGGCCTCTCCTGTACTCTGCAGCATTACAGACACAGAAATACAATCAGCATGTACTGTCCAAGTTATGCAATTTCAAATCATAATACACATGGCAAGCAGATCTTACGCCTAAAGACTTCGCATTCCCCTTGTAACTTTTTCCCTGCTGCATACTATCCCACATCTCAAGCTTCTGGTTCCTCTTCTCTTCTTCCATCTGTAACACAAACCATATtgcaaaaccaaaacacatGCAGCAGCAACACAACTGCACCACGATCAACaatacacaccacacctcacTACACAATTCAggtcttgagaacaaggtgctctttagccaatcaatggctGAAATGAATCACTCATGtcgaaacacaccaaaaaccagcagacactgcaggactgGGGTTTGACACCCCTAAGCTACAGTTAATGAAGGGACTACTGCCTACTTCCTGTTGTTTCTCCTTAAACTCCACTGCTTTAGCATCCAGCGCCTCCTGCATCCGTCTCCGAGATGCTTCTAAAGCTTCCTGGCGTCGCACCACGGCTAGAGTATCTGGTGTGGAAAGAGTTGGAAAGATTAGAATTGTGCAACTTCAGTTTAAGTTGTAAACAGTAGAATAAGTTAGCTGGTCGTGAGGTTAGGATTATAGCCACAAACCTTCATCAGCAAGGCTAGACGACTGAGCTTCATGTCTGGATATCCTTTTGCTGAGGTGTTCGATGAGCAAGTAAACTCCCATACACAGGAGTAGCAGGATCCAGCCATAATCAGCCACATACACTCCCACTgtcaattttaaaaaagcaagagTCTCTCATTCCATCATTGCTTAGAATTAGagatattcatttatttgttattacatgCATAAGACCCAATAATTTAACGTGTTTGAAAaagtaacataacacaacatgatTATGATTAAGCGCACGACTTTTCCTTAAATTTGTTGTTGAAACGGGAGACTATTGTCAAGCTACCAACATCTCATACCACTTGTGGGTAGAGGGCCAAGACGAACTTCAGTTCTGAACAGGCGCACAATAatgttttaaagaaatgtatacGATACACTAgcctcacaaacaaacaaactaataaataaataaataaataaaattagcaCTGGAACGCAGCTAACAAAGTTAGCATATCTAACTACGCTAAATTAGCTACTGAACGTTAGTTGGGTAACTGAATAGTTACAAAGTGGTCCCAACAGAAGACTAGCTGCATCTCCAACTAATGTTACGTATTTGGTATGCAATTAAGAACAACGCTGtttagcaaaaacaacaaatgttagacgaacgttagctagctaagtagaATTTCTGTTTTATAGCTAACTACGTTAGCTAGACTTCACATTGAAACATGGGCTCATCAATTTTTGCCATTGTGGTCTCTTGAACGTAGGATATTTAGGCCCGTTTTAAACCACGCTAAAGTATCCGACATAGGcgagaaataaaatgttaacGTTCGTCATTTAACTAGTTGGCAAGCCAGTAAGCATTAGCAGGTAACGTTAGTGCtaactaggtagctagctagccacattttttgatgttgtttttgcgttgatagttagctaacgttaccataTTGGTGTAGGAAACTTAGATCCTGGTTTTCGAGGGTCGTCTCTGTTTTGATTTCTGTTGTTCCTTCATCAGCTTCCATTGTGGCGCACGCAGAAGCCCCAAAAAtagatgtttttgtatttttttccactttatTTTTTGAGCTGACCGCAATCGACTTCCTCCTTGTCAGCCAATAAATAGAAGGGTGACGTGGCGCGATCGGATACGTGCAGCAGGATGCTTCGAGTCGCTTAAGCGTTAATTATGCTTATGGTTTGATACAACTTTAGCCTACTGTCGTTGAGTCAGTTTAATACT is part of the Conger conger chromosome 15, fConCon1.1, whole genome shotgun sequence genome and encodes:
- the selenos gene encoding selenoprotein S; this encodes MEADEGTTEIKTETTLENQDLSFLHQYVGVYVADYGWILLLLCMGVYLLIEHLSKRISRHEAQSSSLADEDTLAVVRRQEALEASRRRMQEALDAKAVEFKEKQQEMEEEKRNQKLEMWDSMQQGKSYKGNAKSLGSTGEASTSTMVKPKSNKKPLRSSGYNPLTGEGGGACAFRPGRRGPSGGG